The following is a genomic window from Mauremys mutica isolate MM-2020 ecotype Southern chromosome 4, ASM2049712v1, whole genome shotgun sequence.
TATCTACAGATAATACTTCATTTGTTTAATAATTAGTTTTAAATGCATACATGTTTTGATAAAAAAATTTCCATATGTATCCTGTACTTTTAaggtcattttatttatttttaaaaagctgtttttgtgcatttccATCCAAACAAAACTTGACGCaaatcaaaagtaaaaaaaataatcatcataTAGTAAAAAGTCAAAtgatataattgcttaaataaaattGCATAGATACAATGTATTCTCccgttagcaaaaagaagcaccacATTTAGTGCAAAGGCTATTAGtttcaaatcaacattttttaATGGTtcccaaccaatgagaatcaacctttctttaggaaaataactaaaatgtGCCATGGCAAAACACGATTAAGATTGaggatttaaatcatgattaaaattggtgatttaaaaatcaatctACCCTGGGAGATCCCAGAGCAGATGACATTCCAATGATGCAGAAGTATGTGTGAGGAGGTTCTACACCTGTATTAGAACTCACAGTTAAAATCTGCCCAACGCTTCATCCTTTAGATCTGCACCCCCACTTTCTCCTGCAAACACCACCAATGGGCCCAACAAGGCCAGGTTAAGCCACACTCACCTCTGACCGGGCATCCTGTAGGGCCTTCTCTAGCTTGTCCACTGTGAGCTGGAAGGGCCGAGTGCTTGTTCCAGTGATCTGAAAGGCACCCACaagataaaagcaaacaatgttactACAGATCTTCCATCAACCATTTCTGCACTAAAGTATTTCCCAAACCACAAAAGCCCAGTAACAACCCAGATTCCCTCTTCCTCACACTATGGAGGGAacaaggaaataaataaaataaaggtgaCACCGATACTGGATCTGCCATACATACAGATATTGCCTGGTTATCTTTGGACAGACAGGACAATGCAAAGTTCCCATATGTTGCCCCATCCCTGGGATCACCTTGAGGAGGAGAGTTCAGTTGATACTTTTTCTATTCTTGGTTATTCTTGGTTTTGCTTCGTAAAAAATGTCAGGTTTGCAAATTTCCAAAATTCCATTAATGTTTGTTTAATGGGAATGGAATGCTGGACAGAAAGTGTCCTGGGCTAGTGATCACATCATAAGACTGGAAGCCAGTCAGGGAATCTCAAATTCTAATCCTGGTTTGCACACTGAATCTTGCTGTGGCTTGGTATGTCACTAAAactctatgtgcctcagtttcttcagctGTAAAATGGTGGTGCTACAGGTAAGCTACAACTAAGCGGTGTTGTGAGGACTGTTTGAAAAGCTCTCTGAAGCCAGAAAGCACCATGACAGTGTTACTGTGCCTTCCACCAATACCAATTCTTTCTACCTGCAAAGATTTGTTCCCCCACCCCAATTCTTACCTTGCTGTCTAAATAGGCATAGACCAGCTTGACGTTACCATACAGGAACAGACTCTGGGTGAGACCACCATAAAAGGGGGTAGCAATCAGAACAGCTTCTAAAAATCAAGCAAACAAAGCCAGTTATCCAttaaaccagtgtttcccaaacttgggatgccgcttgtgtagggaaagcccctggcgggccaggccgatttgtttacctgcctcgtccgcaggtccagccgatcgcagctcccactgcccgcggttcgctgctccggaccaatgagagctgctggatgcGACGCGGGCCGttgctttcagcagctcccattggcttggagccgcgatcggccggacctgcggacagggcaggtaaacaaactggcccggcctgcaaggggcttttcctacacaagcggcgtcccaagtttcgGAAACACTGCACTAAACTCAGAATCTTTTCTTCCTTACTAGGGCACTCCATCTGAGCTTGGGAGCTTTTGCTTATGGTTCCATTTTTGAGGTCCATGGGAACGTTTAAGAATTACATTTTGTCCGCTTTCCTTTAGCAATAATTTTgtgttttacttttaactccCAATTCCAGGTCTCAGCGCATCAAACAGTCACTGTTGAGAATCCACTCAACATGAGTGCAGTCCACATTTCTAGAGCTACATCCAGAGGTGCAACTACATTAAAATGGCAAAGAGTGCAGGGAGAGCCAAAAGTGAGTCTGCAGGAGTCCCACTGAGGAGGATATACATTTGATAGTAAAAAGTTCAGGGAGGCATCCTCCTCACTTGTGGTTGCACTGAAAAAATACGGCATTTGGCAGAAACTCCACAGTAAGTCACAGCCACTCCACAGTTAAACCCCAGCATATGGTATTTGTAGTGTGACTACCATGTTGCCACCAAAcaaaaaaagtatattttcaaAAATTGGAAAATAACCCCACTTACCCCCTGGATCACAGAGAACTGTAGCTAATGCAGAAAACAGAGAGCCACAACCATTCAACACAATCACCTATAGAAGAGACAATGGGAGCAGATGTTAATTCTGTTCATTGGAATGCACTATCACAAAAATAATTCCTGACAATAACACTGGAATCTGCTCTCTCCTCAATCCTTTAGCAGAGCAAAACTACTCTTGACTCAGTTATGAATCCAGCTTCAGGTGAATCAGCAGACCAGTGCAAGGGGGCCCTGGGACTGGAAtgactgaggtgcactggcatAGTAGGGCCCAAGACTGGCGCAAAAGGTGTTACTACAAAGCATGACTGAGGGCCACTTCCAGGTTGGTGTGGGAGGCAAGAGTGAAAGAACAAAGGAAGCTACATGGTAGGACTGAAATACATTAGCTGAGCTGAATGTGAAGAATGTCTGGAAAAGTTGCACATCACCTTCCTGACACTACTAGTGATCAATCCTTCCCATTTACATGATAAAAGATTCAGACAGCTCACACTTAAACATTAGTAAAAGAAGATAGAAGAACCTGTTTCACAGTGCATGGCAATATGTTAGAAGACACATCAGTGAAAAGCAATTACCCACGTTTTCTGCCTTGAGAGGTGCAGGGGCCTTGCAATAATAAGTCAAAAATCGAGCCACTTCCTCCCGTAAACTGAGAAAGACACAAAAGCAAAGATTGATTCAGTTTATTCTCCAAGAGGCTGAGCTCTCCACAGGTCCTCATCACAAAGAAATAAAGCAAGGGCACGAGAGACTAATGTGTACAGCTAGGAAAAAATAAACGAAGAGGAAAACACATATCCCGGGCCACTTATTCCATACTATGGAGGTGGCTTGCATACACAGCAAAAGTCATGGAAATTATTTATAACTCCACACATATTTCTGAAGGATTTAATTTGTCAAGACATAGAACATAGGAAGGACTAATGGTCCAGCAACGTCCACTACAATTGTATAGAAAAGTGGGCACATCCACCTACTAGACATgcacaatacttttttttttttttaaagcaaactggAACCCACTCATATATTTTGGAATTGGATGAAAAAACAGGGAgatcacttagggatctgggaggaagagaagaaggaTTTAATAGCCTAGAGAAGCTTTATCCAACCAATCCAGCAGAGCTGTTTGTACTTATGCATTCTGAACAACCTCAAGGTGGCCTTTTCCCATCGATGCATGAGGAGAACATCCGCAtgctatttacaaagggaaaCTTCTTGGAGATTTGGAAACTTCTACTTACAACATATGTCCTTTCCAATCAGGATATTGTAGCAGTGGAGGCTCCATGAGGTTCATATCACTCTGCGTCAGCTGTCAGCAACAAGGAGACAGGTACAACCATTAAAATCAGAAACACAAACAAATATATGGACAGTACTcacatgtacatacacacacgcctcactgacttcagcggCCTTATGAGGGGTTTTAGAAACTATTTGGCCATCAAAATTATGCAGCAATGCTTCCTTGCACAGAGATCTGCAAAAAGGAAGCACAAAGGCTAATACAAAATGAACACCATGGAAAAGAGATCTCTGTGGATCACTTTTTGAACAAAGCAGCCCTTAGGGCCCTGATGAGGGCCTGACCCAAGTTCTGAGGATAGTAGCTTTCAACTAACTGGGAATTAAGGCCATGTTATGAGGGCTTTCTATACAGGTCCAGAGAGCCTCGGTATGGCCATGAATGGCAGATGAGTGGTTATTTTCTTCTCCTAATATGAATGGATTAAGTCTAGCTTTCAGCTATGCCTCAGTTTCAAATAGCTGTGTCTCCTCCACACCTATAATTTTGCCAGGACACggtaaagggtaacaagaattTTCAAGAGGCCTAAGAAAGGTGAAGTTAACCTCTTGAAAGTGCTCCTTTGGGTCTTCCTTAGGAGGAAGGCACGCCTTTGGGTTTCAAAGGGAGTTTCACCTGAGTTGGGGGGCTAGATCAGCTGCCTTTAACAATTTTTTTCCAGATTACACTTAAAAAAGTAAGCATACTGTTTTCATTTAATCATTTTCAAAGCTATAACTAGCAGAGTTTCAAGCAGTCCAGTCCAAACAAGTCACAAAGGGAAGCAGAGCTGTGATAAGAGGGGGTGTATTTTATATGAATGGAAACAAATCAACAAACATTTACATACAGTGCATTCTCATAGATTTCATAAAAGGAGCCCAGATTTAAGGGTGGGGACCAAAGAGGAACAAATGCAAAGGAGTAGGAGGGAAAACAACATGCAGATGTTAAATCTtataaagtaatttaaaaaaaaatctgggttgGGGTTCTGATGCCTTGAGCTGGGGCTCTGATGGGTTTAATGGGATTGCCTTTCATCACATGTAGAATAACAACTTTGGGTGGTATAATCTTTTACAGCTGGATATGTATCCTGAAGTCTGTGTAACACACAAGCGAGCCTCATTTGCTTTCTCTCCTAAACTCAGCTGGCACAGCACTGCATCAGCAGGCTTGGCCCAAATGACAACACAATGGGAAGTAAAGGAGTCCTTTAGGATGATGCCACAGAGGATGACGGAACCAACTGGGTCAATTGGCAGGGAACAATATCGGAGACCTCATCTCTGGGCTGTCAAGTCCACAGAACATCACTGGACTTAGGGGTAATGAATTACAGTTACTGTTTTCACTTACAAAATATAGGCATTGGCTTCCAAGTTAGTGGCAAGATTAACATCTCATAACCTCCAGTAGCATACTGTTCTGTGAGTCAGTGCAGTAGCACTGGAATGTGGCAGTTCATAAACTGGAAGAAACATCTTTTCTCAGCTCTGAGCCTGTTCCAGTATGCCTGAGAACAAGCTCATCTGACTGCTGCTGATACACAGGAGCAAGTAACCCACTATCATAACAAGGCTAATCAAGATACAGTTGTCCCTTCTCTGACATGTTAACTGCAGACAttatactaagggtatgtctacactacccatcggatcggcgggcagcgatcaatccagtggggattgatttatcacgtcaaGTCTAAACACGATATATTGaccccccgagtgctctcccgtcgactcctgtactccagcgccgcgagagtcgcaggcagagttgatgggagagcagcggcagttgactcaccacggtgaagacaccacattaagtcgatctaagtacgtcgacttcagctacgttagtcatatagctgaagttgcgtaacttagatcgaccccccgcAGTCaggccagtgtagaccagggctaagtctcAGGAGAAGAGGTAAAGGGGGAAAGGAAGGAACAACCTAGACATTCTAAAAGGCACCTTGCAGGCTTCTGCACACAGCtattaggcagcagttctgccttACCTGTTCTGTTAGCTGGAAGGCCGAGTGTTGGGGTAGTGTCCCCCCGAGTCAGTGGCATGGCAGGCAGAAATAAAACAAGGAACATTTTGAGGGCTGGCATTGATGGAGTGGGAGTGAAACAACTTCAACCAACTACAGTAGAGACTTGCTGTGCCACAAACTCAGTATCCCACCCTTCCTCACCTCTAGGTAGGACAAACTGCTGTCTCCCCACATAACAGCCTGAATCTGGGTACATGGCTTAATGAGAAACAAGAGTTTCTTTCAGCCCAAGCAGTCTCTAGTTTGAGTTATGCTGTCTGTACTGCGCCTTTCCCTGGTGTAACTAAGCAAGACCACCAATTAGTGGTTCACCCAGTTTATTGGCAATACCCTCACTGGTGCCAAATCCTCTCAAGCTTTGAGATAGTTCAGAACTGGATCAGAATTGTACAGCTTGATAACAGGCCAAATCAAGCCTCCTCTGTCCCCAGATCTGTGAGACTTGGGCTCATCTCTATGTGAATTGAAGAGCCGTCAGCAGAAAAGCAAATGTACTTTACTTTCATTTGGTTGTGTGTGCCAGGCAGTGCCCCAAAGGCAAGGCCTCAAGTGGATGATTAGAAGACACCACCATTTCCAATCTATCTCTGAGAAGATAACTTAAAGAAATGCACAACCCAAAATGAAATAGGGAAAATGGACCAGCCAATGGCCTTCTGCATCAGTGCCAGCatggaagaggggaagagacatgaCAGCTAAAAGGTAAGCGCTCTGGGAAATTATTGCTCTGTGAGGGATCTGAGCAACAGTTGCAATCCAAGCACATCATCAGTACTAAGTAGGAATTAAGTGGAGTATTCTATATTTCTTCTGGGGATGTGACTTACCCGCTTGGACATTAGATCAAAGCAGAGTTTATTCTCACTGGTACCAAAATTAATTATCCcctggagaaagaaagaaaaatcattgTTTAGGGAGACAAACTACCACTAGGCAGCACTACTTGCATTTCAACTTTGTTGTTGCCCCTGCTGCTGTTACTGTGCCATCTCAAAAATCCTAACAAGGTAAAGGAGATAACAATGGATGAAAAACAAGCTTCACAGAACACTCATCACATATATATAAACTAGTAATTTATACAAGTGCTTAATTTATTAGTCAGTAAACACTCTAGGGATGGGTATAAAACAAGGGTTTATATTAGTTTATATAACGTGTATAAGTAATTTAACCTTAAATTGACTTGTTAATGTAAATCTGACCTTAACACAagtttatacatttttttcctagCTGAGAAAGCTGGGATTTACATTGCTGTGACACACAAATTGTGCTTTGGAAATATTTCCATGTTCAAAATATGTGTTCATCAGACAATGACATTGCATTCCACTAATTTACTCACGCACATGGAAACTTCATTTTTTACACAGTACCAAGTATGAAGGCAGGTTATAGTATTAGCCTTTTCTCTTGGCATGCTCATCTCACAGTACAATAAAgtacagagagaaaaaaaacattaaCATATTTTCACTTCTGAGGCTAGGGTGGGTCACtcgagaaattaaaaaaaaaatacacagggTGGTATACTTATGACATTATTACAGCTTGGAGCCAGTTTTAGGTATAGAATTTTAATTTCTCTTGTAAATAAATATAGGCAACACTGAAGAAATGATAAAGTTTGTCCCTTGGGTTGCACTTATTGTATTGAATAATAATGTGATATTGGTATACTTTGTGTTAAAGGTTCTAATAGTCAACTCTCATGATACTGCATTGCAGGAGAGACAGTGTTTGATGAAGTTAGGATTAGTAATTTTAAGTTAAAATTACTGACATTTAGGATCAGAACCTagggcttatttttaaaaaacctcatatacttattactttaaaaatgttaaaaaaaatacattacccTGAAATGTTGTAAATCTCATACCCTTGCAACAAGCCTAATTATATTGCATAGAGCAAGTGACAGGCAAAAGGTAAACAGGCAGCATCAGCTTTGAAgggtgaatttaaaaaataaaaaaggcagtTTCCTAAATGTCAGTGCTGCAAACTCCTCCTTGGGTTCTGAAAAGCCAGTTGGGTCTTTCTGCCTTTTGCATCAACAGTGATAACATGTTGCAACCAGAACTCAGTGGATGACATTGGAGATGATGCAGAAGGGAGAATAAAGTTCCACTTGCTCTCCTGTAACTCTATTGGCTCTGCAGGCCTAACAATAGTTTGACAGGAAATTGAGCAAACATGACCCAAATCTGCAGACGGTGCTGCTCCCTACTGTACAAAGGAGCTCATTTTATGTAATTAATTTTCTGtgctttattaaaatgaaaagatTGACCTGACTGGCATCTGTGAGATAAAAAAAGTCATGTTCTAACCCACGTCCTGTCAGTGAGTCTGAGAAATGACCCTGTTTGGTGTTTCTCCTAGCAAGAAAGAAGTGCACAGCAGTGGAACCTCACTCACGTTGGGATTTTTGTCTTCATCGTACTTGTCAGCATGATAGGCCTTGTATCCCTCTTCTGTCGAGCCACGAAAGAGATTGGCAATGTTTCCTCGAGCGGAGAGGAAGGGACTGCTCTGGAACTCGCCAGGGTTACAGAAACTGTACATGTCAGTCCTTCTCTCAGAAAGTGGTCGCCCTACCTGCATGGCCCTCACCTCCTgtaggccccctcctcctcccatcccagctATGTCAGACAGCACCTGGATGAAATCCAAGCCCCGGGGCAGTGCAGCAGAAGAGGAGGAGCTGCTGTTGCTCTGCTTTAAGATGCTAAGCATCTGAGCAAAGACATTGAACATGCGGAACTCATGCTCCCGCTCCAGTTCAAAACGTCGCTGCTCCAGCTGCATTCGCCGTTCCTCCACTTCCATATCCCGCTGCAAACGCCGCTCCTCCATCTGCAGAAAGCGCTCCTCCATGGCCCGCTGCGATGTCAGGGTCTTCAGTAGGAGGTCATCaagggggtccttcactcgctggCCTTTCCGTTTCTTCCGCAGGCGGTGCAAAGTGGAGAAGCCAGGCCGAGGGCCCACACTGTGGATCCGGGAGGAGGATGCTACGTTGGGCTCACTGAAACCTGCAGATAGTTAGAGACAAAGAGAAAACTAATTTTGCAGCAATTCATTCCAATGATGACAGTGCAGTGTACTGACTGATGTGAACATACACTACTGCCCTCCACTGGACCAGTTTGACCCAGGTCTGTTTATGTAACCCCATTGCCTTTCTCTGACAAAAATCATATCTGTCCATGGTAGAATCCCACAGGAAGGATGAAGTCAAATCTATTAGGTACATTTGAATGTTGAAAAAAACCATGTTTTTCATTTAACCTCATATGCTGAATTTGCCATTATGCAGCCAAACATTGGTCTATCTAGTTCAGTATTCTGCCTCAGGCAATGATCCAAACTAACTCTAGAGAATGACAAACCCCCTCTCTTAAATAGTGCACTTGGCCAGTTGAGCAAACATCATGGTGAATGGAAGAGAGGATTCCTTCCTGACTTCACAGTGATCAGCATGAGGTCACTGTCTCCCTCCCACACTACCATGCTGTATGTATCCAAGACTCCATCCATCCCAGACCTCTCTAAAATCTCAATGAATTTCTAGACTTGATGCATGGAAGATTAGTTAAATTTGAGGTAAAGCTGTATCTTCTTTTACTACATCTAAATGTGCTTCCACCAGTCACTCTAGAAGAGTTTCCCCTTTCCCAAGTTCTGTCTAGTTAGTATATTGAGACTGAAAAAAAGAGAGTGTCCACTAATTAGTCTCAATTGACACATGGCTAAAAAGACTAGCTACAAAGAGGCATAAGAAAGGAatgcaaatctgcggatatccgctttatatctgcagatatccactgACCACGTTTATGGCTCACGGACAGATGCGAatccaaattttatatctaaagccgtgcaaatctgcggatatccactttatagcagcagaccatgtttgcagattggatgcggatacaaattttgtatctgcacagggctctaggAATGCAAGGTAAGTTGATTCATCCAGAGGATTCTAGCCTATCAGTGAAAAGAACAGGGACTCCTATCACAATGTGGTATGAGGACTCAAGAGAGCCCTTTTAATGTTCAAATGAGACCACAAAATATGAAAATTCTATCTGGATTTGAGATGCTTTGATAGAATTGACATGTAGGAATTTTGCACAGCACTTGTGCCTGCCTTTAGGAGGTGTCAGTCTCTCAATTTCACACACCCGAATGTGCACTGATTTTATATGTCTTTTATACCAACCTACACTAAGAGACATTTCAGGAAATATTGAAAGGCTATTAATGCATAACCTATTACTCTACATTAAAATTGTCCGGGACAGGGAACCGCAACAGAATACATAGTTGGTAACACCAACCTCAGGCTTGAATGAGAAGAGACTGTCCTACCTGAAGGTGAAacactggtttcaatgggaatttCCACCCTGGAGATAGGAGAGTCATTCTGGGCCCTGTCCAAGAAAGCTCTCTCCATCTCATGCTCCTCAGGGGAGCCCTGCTGGTAAGACATGGATAGTGGGGGCTCCGGGGTCAAGCAGTGTTCATCAGAGTCCACCTCCTCGCATTTGATTTCCATCAGCTCAGGGTGCTGAGAGTGTCCGAAAGGTAGAGCTGAGGGGGTGAAGTGGTGATGGTAGTTCTCCATCATGCTTCCTTGCAGTGCCTGCTGAGACACCACACTGCCACTCAAGGAACTGTAAGAGAGGGAGGGACGGCTGGTCAGCACCCGGTCCATCACCTCATAGAATTTCCAAGTCCTGCCACCCCTTGGGGTCTTGTTGTTGTCCTTGATCCTACGGTACTCCAGCttcatcttttttattttctcCCGGCACTGATCCCCAGTCCGGTGGATGCCCTTCTCCCTCAACACCTCAGCGATTCGGTTGAAGACATGCTGGTTTCTCAGGCAGCTCTCCAGCTCCATCTGAACGGACTCATCGGCCCAAAGCTGCAGGAGCTCCACCACTTCAGGGTCTGACCAATTACTGCCCCGCTCGTACTTCTTCCCCCGAAAATCCATtattcctgccccaccccagtatACGCAGGAACTCCTGGGGCGCAGAGCCAGGAGTAATGGAAGGGATGGGGGATGAGGAGATGGTGACAGAGTTTCTGTACTTAGCCCAGGTGTAACAAACCCCCAGGAATGTGGGAGAGGGGGGCTAACACGGGGCTGGGGTCATTTGCGACAGGAAGGCCTGGCTCAGCCAAACCATTGGGACAATCCTCCTCAGTTGCCTCAGGGATGGCTCTGCCACTGGGGtcggggggggctgccccccttTGCCCCGCCTCGCGggagctctgcccctccccctttccctccgGGAGAagctctgcttcccttcccctcaggCAGGCGACTAACCCGCttgggcccggcccggcccggctcggctCAGCCCAGCACGGGTCAGCCCGTCCGCTCTAGCCCGGCGGGGCGGGCTCCTGAGAGCCTGGGCGGCATGTTCACATCCGGGGTGACGGCACATGCGTGCTGCCCTTATTCCGGGATAACTTTGGTCCGTGTCAGTCACTCGCCTCGCTCGCCGCGGCCGGGCTGTTCGAGCCGCAcggagcccctccccccggccccggccccgcccctctccccctccggcccggccccgccccctatcGGCTCCTGCTCCTCCAACAGCGGGGCGGAGCCAGCGGGGCTTGATCCGGGCAGGGGCCCGCGGCGGCGCGGGTTTGCCGGGGAGAGCCACGGCCCCGCCCGGCGGGGAGCTGAGTTCCTCGGCCCGGGCAGAGCCGCTTCCCCCGCTCCCGCCCCAGTTGTTATCGCCTGGGGGAGGTGGGACCAGGCACAGCCGGGGGGGGacaaggcagcagggaggggcccgggTCGCCGCGCCGGGATGACGCAGCAGCAGCAACGGACGCTGCTCTAGCTGATTTCTTGGCTGTCGGGGGGCGCCCTGCACGCGGCTCTGGGGAAGGTGGCGCCGCACCCACAGTCCCGGCCTGGCTTTCCAGGCTCGGGGAGCGCCGCTGCTTCTAGCTCCCTTCTACAGAACCGGCCTCGCCCGCTTCTCGGGCGCGGCGTCCGACAGGGGCAGGAGCGCAGAGGTCACTCCTCTGGCCTTCGCCAAGGAACCTGATTAGAACAGGGAAATTCCGTTATCCCTAAAGCTACTCTGCCCCTGGAGAGCTGTGGGCTTCTAGGCGCGTCTCCAACGTGCCTGTTTTTCTACTACAGCTTCAAAGACTCTGCTCCCGTGGTGGAGCTGTGGGGAAGGTGTGCCCCACCAAGGGTGGCTGATTTGTATAATtttggtgcccagaacaggtccaagtcctgcttactccccgccccccccacacacacatgttcgggtgcagagtgtgggctctgggctgggtcaggaggttgaggtgcaggagagggtgaggagtGTGGCACTTAGCTTGGGTGGCTCCTGAAAGTAACCCCCACACCCATATGACCATGtctcctaggtgggggggggggtgtcagggggtCTCTGCACGCTGCAGCCCACGGgtactgcccccgcagctcccattgatctcagttcccaaccaatgggagctgcagagtcagcgtCGGGTAGCGTGCAGagacgccccctccccccggccattCTGGcagcttctgggagtggcacagagagaggctgggcaggaagccacctcagtgctgccagtggtggcagcagtggccaggagcccctgggcccttttaaatcacctgggGTGGTAGGAGGGGCCAGGAAACGCTCTGGGGGGAGGTGCacagggcagcaggctgggctgaGGGAGAGACATTGGTGGGACTGGGCCCTGAATATTCGTGGAGCacaggcaccatgggcccatataacccGCCACCCCTGTGTGCCATAGGTGccagcataggcgccgacttatatggggctctggggctttagccccatgaataaatcccaagcaggggctctgccccaccaatgttttttctcccctgcttggagcgcccccccaccgctgccgccgccgctgccagggctgcccagagccctttaaatcccagccgcggccgggaatcagagggctctgggctgcctgctgcagcgggaagcccagagccctctgattcccggctgcggctgggatttaaaaggctctgggctccccgcggttgcaggcagcccagagccctttaaatcccagcagcggctgagatttaaaaggctctgggctccccgcggttgcaggcagcccagagccctctgattcccggccgcggctgggatttaaagggctctgggctccccgccgcagcgggaagcccagagccctctgattcccggctgcggctgggatttaaaaggctctgggctccctgcgtttgcaggcagcccagagccctttaaatcccagccgcggccgggaatcagagggctctgggctgcctgcagcagcgggaatcccagagccctctgattcccggccgcggctgggatttaaaatgctctgggcggcccgccgcggcggggagcccagagccctctgattcccagccgcggctcggatttaaaaggctctgggctccccgcggttgcaggcagcccagagccctttaaatcccagccgcggccgggaatcagagggctctgggctgcctgctgcagcgggaagcccagagccctctgattcccggccgcggctgggatttaaaaggctctgggctgcccgccgcggcggggagcccagagccctctgattcccggccgcggctgggatttaaagggctctgggctccccgcggttgcaggcagcccagagccctctgagtcccggccgcggctgggatttaaaaggctctgggctgcccgccacagcagacagcccagagccctctgattcccggctgcggctgggatttaaaaggctctgggctccccgtggttgcaggcagcccagagccctttaaatcccagccgcggctgggattt
Proteins encoded in this region:
- the LOC123370188 gene encoding 1-aminocyclopropane-1-carboxylate synthase-like protein 1 isoform X1 encodes the protein MDFRGKKYERGSNWSDPEVVELLQLWADESVQMELESCLRNQHVFNRIAEVLREKGIHRTGDQCREKIKKMKLEYRRIKDNNKTPRGGRTWKFYEVMDRVLTSRPSLSYSSLSGSVVSQQALQGSMMENYHHHFTPSALPFGHSQHPELMEIKCEEVDSDEHCLTPEPPLSMSYQQGSPEEHEMERAFLDRAQNDSPISRVEIPIETSVSPSGFSEPNVASSSRIHSVGPRPGFSTLHRLRKKRKGQRVKDPLDDLLLKTLTSQRAMEERFLQMEERRLQRDMEVEERRMQLEQRRFELEREHEFRMFNVFAQMLSILKQSNSSSSSSAALPRGLDFIQVLSDIAGMGGGGGLQEVRAMQVGRPLSERRTDMYSFCNPGEFQSSPFLSARGNIANLFRGSTEEGYKAYHADKYDEDKNPNGIINFGTSENKLCFDLMSKRLTQSDMNLMEPPLLQYPDWKGHMFLREEVARFLTYYCKAPAPLKAENVIVLNGCGSLFSALATVLCDPGEAVLIATPFYGGLTQSLFLYGNVKLVYAYLDSKITGTSTRPFQLTVDKLEKALQDARSEGVGVKALILLNPQNPLGDIYSLSELRDYLEFAKRHELHVIVDEIYMLSVFDESATFHSVLGMDRLPDPQRTHVMWGISKDFAVSGIRFGTLYTENQDVANAVASLCYFHGVCGPVQYKVAQLLRDRDWINQVYLRANHARLKAAHTYVTDELKTLGVPFLNRNAGFFVWIDFRKYLRTGTFEEEMLLWRRFLDNKVLLSCGKAFECSEPGWFRIIFADKTHRLQLGMQRIRRVLEEREREILSEDKDQPCQSDQDGKADSTDEVIFVSHHQEPGSTGGSNLGDLIGLLQQQMRSSDWLQKNTAEQFAQEKPEIYDVFSKLVGKQ
- the LOC123370188 gene encoding 1-aminocyclopropane-1-carboxylate synthase-like protein 1 isoform X2 gives rise to the protein MMENYHHHFTPSALPFGHSQHPELMEIKCEEVDSDEHCLTPEPPLSMSYQQGSPEEHEMERAFLDRAQNDSPISRVEIPIETSVSPSGFSEPNVASSSRIHSVGPRPGFSTLHRLRKKRKGQRVKDPLDDLLLKTLTSQRAMEERFLQMEERRLQRDMEVEERRMQLEQRRFELEREHEFRMFNVFAQMLSILKQSNSSSSSSAALPRGLDFIQVLSDIAGMGGGGGLQEVRAMQVGRPLSERRTDMYSFCNPGEFQSSPFLSARGNIANLFRGSTEEGYKAYHADKYDEDKNPNGIINFGTSENKLCFDLMSKRLTQSDMNLMEPPLLQYPDWKGHMFLREEVARFLTYYCKAPAPLKAENVIVLNGCGSLFSALATVLCDPGEAVLIATPFYGGLTQSLFLYGNVKLVYAYLDSKITGTSTRPFQLTVDKLEKALQDARSEGVGVKALILLNPQNPLGDIYSLSELRDYLEFAKRHELHVIVDEIYMLSVFDESATFHSVLGMDRLPDPQRTHVMWGISKDFAVSGIRFGTLYTENQDVANAVASLCYFHGVCGPVQYKVAQLLRDRDWINQVYLRANHARLKAAHTYVTDELKTLGVPFLNRNAGFFVWIDFRKYLRTGTFEEEMLLWRRFLDNKVLLSCGKAFECSEPGWFRIIFADKTHRLQLGMQRIRRVLEEREREILSEDKDQPCQSDQDGKADSTDEVIFVSHHQEPGSTGGSNLGDLIGLLQQQMRSSDWLQKNTAEQFAQEKPEIYDVFSKLVGKQ